One region of Ornithinibacter aureus genomic DNA includes:
- the secD gene encoding protein translocase subunit SecD has protein sequence MSSKSQRSSARRALLALTVLSLALAGLLAGAMHWSDAQATPKLGLDLKGGTQIILEPKTVEGQTVTAEQLNQARNIIVQRVDAGGVSGAEVTTQGDRNIVVSIPEIPTQEVRDAISKSSQLQFRPVLAIAAGSPQPQPTASPSGTASPEPSASPSGTASPAPSGAPAASPSPTPTVASSASPTNNSSVPEALMAPTPSPSASASPSPTPSPTASTATPTSPTDLAWITPEVSAQFELLNCADPEALDNLVDDPAKPLVTCQDDGSVKYILGPVAVAGDKISDATSGYRTNQQGVVTNEVEIALTLTSEGAEQYADISRAMVALPEPQNQLAATLDSRVIVAPRFNEAILDGRASITGGFTLAEARSLSDQLKFGALPLSFVEQTSIDISPTLGSEQLRYGFIAGFIGLFLVFVYSMLQYRVLGLVTVASILVAGLLTYLAITILGWSHNYRLDMAGVTGLIVAIGFTADSFIVYFERIRDELRDGRSLAAAVETGWNRAKRTILIADGVNFLAAAVLYALASSSVRGFAFTLGLTTLIDLLVVFWFTHPVVSLLARRPFFRDGHAWSGLDPRRLTLSSAKPRYAGRGRFTHPTPAAAGTEGGVA, from the coding sequence ATGTCGTCGAAGTCCCAGCGCTCCTCCGCGCGCCGAGCCCTGCTCGCCCTCACCGTCCTCTCGCTCGCCCTCGCGGGGCTGCTCGCCGGTGCGATGCACTGGTCGGACGCCCAGGCCACCCCCAAGCTGGGGCTGGACCTCAAGGGCGGGACGCAGATCATCCTCGAGCCCAAGACCGTCGAGGGCCAGACCGTCACGGCCGAGCAACTCAACCAGGCTCGCAACATCATCGTCCAGCGTGTCGACGCCGGTGGTGTCTCCGGTGCCGAGGTGACGACGCAGGGTGACCGCAACATCGTCGTGAGCATCCCCGAGATCCCGACGCAGGAGGTGCGCGACGCGATCAGCAAGTCCTCCCAGCTGCAGTTCCGTCCCGTCCTCGCGATCGCCGCGGGTAGCCCGCAGCCGCAGCCGACGGCGTCCCCGAGCGGTACGGCATCCCCCGAGCCCAGCGCCTCACCGAGCGGCACGGCGTCGCCCGCACCGTCCGGGGCACCGGCCGCGAGCCCGTCGCCGACCCCGACCGTGGCGAGCAGCGCCTCACCGACGAACAACAGCTCGGTCCCCGAGGCGCTCATGGCGCCGACCCCGTCCCCGAGCGCGTCGGCCAGCCCGTCGCCGACGCCCAGCCCGACGGCATCCACCGCGACCCCGACCAGCCCGACCGACCTCGCGTGGATCACCCCCGAGGTGAGCGCCCAGTTCGAGCTGCTCAACTGTGCTGACCCCGAGGCCCTGGACAACCTCGTCGACGACCCGGCCAAGCCGCTCGTCACGTGCCAGGACGACGGCAGCGTGAAGTACATCCTCGGCCCGGTCGCCGTCGCCGGTGACAAGATCAGCGACGCCACCTCGGGGTACCGCACCAACCAGCAGGGCGTCGTCACCAACGAGGTCGAGATCGCCCTGACCCTCACGAGCGAGGGCGCCGAGCAGTACGCCGACATCAGCCGTGCCATGGTCGCCCTGCCCGAGCCGCAGAACCAGCTGGCAGCGACCTTGGACTCCCGGGTGATCGTCGCGCCTCGCTTCAACGAGGCCATCCTCGACGGCCGCGCCAGCATCACCGGTGGCTTCACCCTGGCCGAGGCCCGATCCCTGTCCGACCAGCTGAAGTTCGGTGCGCTGCCGCTGTCGTTCGTCGAGCAGACGAGCATCGACATCAGCCCCACGCTCGGCAGCGAGCAGCTGCGCTACGGGTTCATCGCCGGCTTCATCGGCCTGTTCCTCGTGTTCGTGTACTCCATGCTCCAGTACCGCGTGCTGGGTCTGGTCACGGTGGCCTCGATCCTCGTCGCCGGCCTGCTCACCTACCTCGCCATCACGATCCTCGGGTGGTCGCACAACTACCGCCTCGACATGGCCGGCGTGACCGGCCTCATCGTCGCCATCGGGTTCACCGCCGACTCGTTCATCGTCTACTTCGAGCGCATCCGAGACGAGCTGCGCGACGGGCGCTCCCTCGCCGCCGCCGTCGAGACCGGGTGGAACCGCGCCAAGCGCACCATCCTCATCGCCGACGGCGTGAACTTCCTCGCGGCCGCGGTGCTCTACGCCCTCGCCAGCTCGAGCGTTCGCGGCTTCGCGTTCACCCTGGGCCTGACCACGCTCATCGACCTCCTGGTCGTCTTCTGGTTCACCCACCCGGTGGTCTCGCTGCTGGCCCGGCGCCCGTTCTTCCGTGACGGTCACGCCTGGTCCGGTCTGGATCCCCGTCGCCTCACCCTGAGCTCGGCCAAGCCCCGGTATGCCGGTCGCGGCCGATTCACGCACCCCACTCCTGCCGCGGCAGGCACCGAAGGAGGTGTGGCATGA
- the yajC gene encoding preprotein translocase subunit YajC, translating to MDSGFGYVVILLLPFLLLVFMMFTQRKRAQQIQALQAALVVGDEVVTTSGLYGTVVALDDRVVTLDTGNGVTVRYDRRAIGSHASEVA from the coding sequence ATGGACTCCGGCTTCGGCTACGTCGTCATCCTGCTGCTCCCGTTCCTGCTGCTGGTGTTCATGATGTTCACCCAGCGCAAGCGGGCCCAGCAGATCCAGGCCCTCCAGGCCGCGCTGGTCGTCGGCGACGAGGTCGTCACGACCTCCGGCCTGTACGGAACGGTCGTCGCGCTCGACGATCGCGTCGTCACGCTCGACACCGGCAACGGCGTCACGGTGCGCTACGACCGCCGGGCCATCGGTTCGCACGCCTCCGAGGTCGCCTGA
- the ruvB gene encoding Holliday junction branch migration DNA helicase RuvB → MSGGARERGFASEVVEADGSYEATARVVDPGRSEDDRVVEAALRPRRLAEFPGQPRVRDQLGLVLEAARRRGRPPDHVLLSGPPGLGKTTLAMIVAAELEKPLRLTSGPAIQHAGDLAAVLSSLDEGEVLFLDEIHRMSRSAEEMLYLAMEDFRVDVIVGKGPGATAIPLELPPFTVVGATTRSGLLPAPLRDRFGFTAHLDYYDVADLVQILHRSAGLLGVEADEDGIREIAGRSRGTPRIANRLLRRVRDWAQVHGEGHVDLAAAQVALALFDVDAVGLDRLDRAVLEALCRRFGGGPVGLSTLAVAVGEEADTVETVAEPYLVREGYIVRTPRGRAASPRAWTHLGITAPRSAPLQDLLPVDGDSDDTAPGRFGG, encoded by the coding sequence GTGAGCGGCGGGGCGCGCGAGCGCGGCTTCGCCAGCGAGGTCGTCGAGGCGGACGGGTCCTACGAGGCCACGGCCCGCGTCGTGGACCCCGGGCGCTCCGAGGACGACCGGGTCGTCGAGGCGGCGCTGCGACCCCGTCGCCTCGCCGAGTTCCCGGGTCAGCCCCGCGTGCGTGACCAGCTCGGGCTGGTGCTCGAGGCGGCCCGCCGGCGCGGCCGTCCACCGGACCACGTCCTGCTCTCCGGCCCGCCCGGGTTGGGAAAGACCACCTTGGCGATGATCGTCGCGGCCGAGCTCGAGAAGCCCCTGCGGCTCACGAGCGGCCCGGCCATCCAGCACGCCGGTGACCTGGCGGCGGTGCTCTCCTCGCTGGACGAGGGGGAAGTGCTCTTCCTCGACGAGATCCACCGGATGAGCCGGTCCGCCGAGGAGATGCTCTACCTCGCGATGGAGGACTTCCGGGTCGACGTCATCGTCGGCAAGGGGCCCGGAGCCACCGCGATCCCTCTCGAGCTGCCGCCGTTCACCGTCGTCGGCGCCACCACCCGCTCGGGGCTGCTGCCGGCGCCGCTGCGTGACCGGTTCGGGTTCACCGCCCACCTCGACTACTACGACGTCGCCGACCTCGTCCAGATCCTGCACCGCTCGGCCGGCCTGCTCGGGGTCGAGGCCGACGAGGACGGCATCCGGGAGATCGCCGGGCGCTCCCGCGGGACGCCGCGCATCGCCAACCGCCTGCTGCGCCGGGTGCGGGACTGGGCGCAGGTGCACGGCGAGGGCCACGTCGACCTCGCGGCCGCGCAGGTCGCCCTGGCGCTGTTCGACGTCGACGCCGTCGGCCTGGACCGGCTCGACCGCGCCGTGCTCGAGGCGCTGTGCCGCCGCTTCGGCGGCGGGCCGGTCGGCCTGTCGACCCTGGCCGTGGCCGTGGGCGAGGAGGCCGACACCGTCGAGACCGTCGCGGAGCCCTACCTCGTGCGCGAGGGATACATCGTGCGCACACCGCGCGGGCGGGCGGCGTCCCCGCGGGCCTGGACCCACCTGGGCATCACCGCGCCACGCAGCGCGCCCCTGCAGGACCTGCTGCCCGTGGACGGCGACAGCGACGACACGGCGCCCGGCCGGTTCGGCGGCTGA
- the ruvA gene encoding Holliday junction branch migration protein RuvA translates to MIASVRGEVTHVGLDHVVVEVGGVGMFVHTTPTTASGCRRGSEVSLATTLVVREDSLTLFGFASPAERDMFVTVQTVSGVGPRLALAMLSVMGPSELAAALASGDSKALTSIPGIGVKSAQRLVLELRDKVGAIPGAAPAAGPGSPTTRPGEEPWRAPVTEALVGLGWSAKQSSDAVERVAVSAPADADIAAYLRLALRELRP, encoded by the coding sequence ATGATCGCCTCGGTGCGCGGTGAGGTCACCCACGTCGGTCTCGACCACGTCGTCGTCGAGGTGGGTGGTGTCGGCATGTTCGTCCACACCACCCCCACGACGGCATCCGGATGCCGTCGCGGCAGCGAGGTCTCCCTCGCGACCACCCTGGTCGTGCGCGAGGACTCGCTCACGCTCTTCGGTTTCGCCTCGCCCGCAGAGCGCGACATGTTCGTCACCGTGCAGACCGTCTCCGGGGTCGGGCCCCGCCTCGCGCTGGCGATGCTGTCGGTCATGGGCCCGAGCGAGCTGGCCGCGGCCCTGGCCAGCGGCGACAGCAAGGCCCTGACGTCCATCCCCGGCATCGGCGTGAAGTCGGCCCAGCGGCTCGTTCTCGAGCTGCGCGACAAGGTCGGCGCCATCCCGGGTGCGGCGCCGGCCGCAGGCCCGGGCTCGCCAACGACCCGTCCCGGTGAGGAGCCGTGGCGGGCACCGGTCACCGAGGCCCTCGTCGGGCTGGGCTGGTCGGCCAAGCAGTCATCGGATGCCGTGGAGCGCGTTGCCGTGTCCGCGCCGGCCGACGCCGACATCGCCGCCTACCTGCGGCTGGCCCTGCGCGAGCTGCGGCCGTGA
- the ruvC gene encoding crossover junction endodeoxyribonuclease RuvC encodes MRVLGVDPGLTRCGLGVVDGRPGKAAMVAVGVVRTPSDGDPGERLVYLERQLESWLARYEPDVMAVERVFADTNITTVMTTAHATAVALLTATKRGIPVVFHTPTEVKAAVTGSGRADKAQVTAMVTRILGLEVAPRPADAADALALAICQAWRGAQLARLDALAAAQGRR; translated from the coding sequence GTGCGCGTGCTCGGAGTCGACCCCGGCCTGACCCGCTGCGGTCTCGGCGTCGTCGACGGTCGCCCCGGCAAGGCCGCGATGGTCGCCGTCGGTGTCGTGCGCACCCCGAGCGACGGCGACCCGGGGGAGCGTCTGGTCTACCTCGAGCGTCAGCTCGAGAGCTGGCTGGCCCGCTACGAGCCCGACGTCATGGCGGTCGAGCGGGTCTTCGCCGACACCAACATCACCACCGTGATGACCACGGCCCACGCCACCGCGGTCGCGCTGCTCACGGCGACCAAGCGCGGCATCCCCGTCGTCTTCCACACCCCGACCGAGGTCAAGGCCGCCGTCACCGGCTCGGGCCGTGCCGACAAGGCGCAGGTCACGGCGATGGTCACCCGCATCCTCGGCCTCGAGGTCGCGCCCCGCCCCGCGGATGCCGCCGACGCGCTGGCCCTGGCGATCTGCCAGGCGTGGCGCGGTGCCCAGCTCGCCCGCCTCGACGCCCTCGCGGCGGCGCAGGGGCGGCGATGA
- a CDS encoding YebC/PmpR family DNA-binding transcriptional regulator, with amino-acid sequence MSGHSKWATTKHKKAAIDAKRGKLFAKLIKNIEVAARTGGGDPTGNPTLYDAIQKAKKSSVPNTNIDNAVKRGSGATAGGANWETITYEGYAPGGVAVLIECLTDNRNRAAAEVRTALTRNGGQLADPGSVSYVFDRKGVVIVPKGEKTEDDILEIVLEAGADEVNDLGESFEVISEASDFVAVRTALQEAGVDYDSAEASWVPNLQVPLDLDGAKKMIRVIEALEDSDDVQDVFANGDIPDDVLAQLDEE; translated from the coding sequence ATGAGCGGCCACTCCAAGTGGGCGACCACCAAGCACAAGAAGGCGGCGATCGACGCCAAGCGCGGCAAGCTGTTCGCCAAGCTGATCAAGAACATCGAGGTCGCGGCGCGCACCGGTGGCGGCGACCCCACCGGCAACCCCACGCTCTACGACGCGATCCAGAAGGCCAAGAAGTCCTCGGTCCCCAACACCAACATCGACAACGCGGTCAAGCGCGGGTCGGGCGCCACCGCGGGTGGGGCCAACTGGGAGACCATCACCTACGAGGGCTACGCCCCCGGCGGTGTCGCCGTGCTCATCGAGTGCCTCACCGACAACCGCAACCGGGCCGCCGCCGAGGTGCGCACCGCCCTGACCCGCAACGGCGGCCAGCTCGCCGACCCGGGCTCGGTCAGCTACGTGTTCGACCGCAAGGGGGTCGTCATCGTGCCCAAGGGGGAGAAGACCGAGGACGACATCCTCGAGATCGTCCTCGAGGCCGGGGCCGACGAGGTCAACGACCTGGGGGAGTCCTTCGAGGTCATCTCCGAGGCCAGCGACTTCGTTGCCGTGCGCACGGCGCTGCAGGAAGCCGGGGTCGACTACGACTCGGCCGAGGCGTCGTGGGTGCCGAACCTCCAGGTGCCGCTCGACCTCGACGGGGCCAAGAAGATGATCCGCGTCATCGAGGCCCTCGAGGACTCCGACGACGTCCAGGACGTCTTCGCCAACGGTGACATCCCGGACGACGTGCTCGCCCAGCTCGACGAGGAGTGA
- the pdxT gene encoding pyridoxal 5'-phosphate synthase glutaminase subunit PdxT, with product MTGIPLIGVLAVQGDVREHVVALATSGARTMTVRRPEEVAQVDALVIPGGESTTMDKLVRAFDLQAPLRERIAAGMPVYGSCAGMIMLADRIADARPDQQTLGGLDITVRRNAFGRQVDSFEEDLHIRELGGEPVRAVFIRAPWVEDAGESVKVLARVEHGPAAGRIVAARQGDLLVTSFHPEVTGDHRVHQFFVDIVRQHTATAHGATTGPAAPDQRERS from the coding sequence GTGACCGGCATCCCCCTCATCGGCGTCCTCGCAGTGCAAGGCGACGTGCGCGAGCACGTCGTGGCCCTGGCCACCAGCGGTGCCCGCACCATGACGGTCCGACGGCCCGAGGAGGTCGCGCAGGTCGACGCTCTCGTCATCCCCGGTGGGGAGTCGACGACGATGGACAAGCTCGTGCGCGCCTTCGACCTCCAGGCGCCGCTGCGGGAACGGATCGCGGCGGGGATGCCGGTGTACGGGTCGTGCGCGGGGATGATCATGCTCGCGGACCGCATCGCCGACGCCCGGCCCGACCAGCAGACCCTCGGCGGGCTGGACATCACCGTGCGACGCAACGCCTTCGGGCGCCAGGTCGACTCCTTCGAGGAGGACCTGCACATCCGCGAGCTCGGCGGCGAGCCGGTGCGCGCCGTGTTCATCCGGGCGCCCTGGGTGGAGGACGCGGGGGAGTCGGTGAAGGTGCTGGCCCGGGTCGAGCACGGACCGGCCGCAGGTAGGATCGTCGCCGCGCGGCAGGGTGACCTGCTCGTCACCTCGTTCCACCCGGAGGTGACCGGTGACCACCGCGTCCACCAGTTCTTCGTCGACATCGTTCGGCAGCACACCGCCACGGCGCACGGGGCCACCACGGGCCCTGCCGCGCCAGACCAGAGGGAGCGTTCATGA
- the kynU gene encoding kynureninase: MTSALTERARELDVLHAATDFRGRFRLPAGVIYLDGNSLGALPQGVAEAVADVVHRQWGNDLIASWNDAGWWQAPARVGDAIGALIGAAPGQVVCTDSTSVNLYKAVVAAARMRPGRRVVLTDPDSFPTDLYVTDAAARDAGLVVERVSPADAVARIAQVGDDLVLASYSSVDYRTGELWDLAEITRAAHEVGALACWDLCHSAGVLDVGLDEHGADLAVGCGYKYLNGGPGAPAFIYVAHRHQDDFDQPLSGWNGHATPFAMAPHFVPAPGITRARVGTPPLMGMLALEAALKAYDGVDPAAARERSLSLTGFFLECLDVLVPELDVATPREDARRGSQVSVRHPQAYAVVQALIARGVVGDFRESDIVRLGFAPLYLTHGDVLAAAEHLRAVIEGRAFEREQFTTRATVT; encoded by the coding sequence ATGACGTCAGCGCTGACCGAACGAGCCCGCGAGCTCGACGTCCTGCACGCCGCCACCGACTTTCGTGGCCGGTTCCGCCTTCCCGCCGGGGTGATCTACCTCGACGGCAACTCGTTGGGGGCCCTGCCGCAGGGTGTCGCCGAGGCGGTGGCCGACGTCGTGCACCGCCAGTGGGGCAACGACCTCATCGCGAGCTGGAACGACGCGGGCTGGTGGCAGGCGCCTGCCCGCGTCGGCGACGCCATCGGCGCGCTCATCGGGGCGGCACCCGGCCAGGTCGTCTGCACCGACTCGACCTCGGTGAACCTCTACAAGGCCGTGGTCGCGGCCGCGCGGATGCGCCCGGGCCGCCGGGTCGTGCTCACCGACCCCGACTCCTTCCCCACCGACCTCTACGTCACGGATGCCGCGGCGCGCGATGCCGGGCTGGTCGTCGAGCGGGTCTCCCCCGCGGATGCCGTGGCCCGGATCGCGCAGGTCGGCGACGACCTGGTGCTGGCCTCCTACTCGTCGGTGGACTACCGGACCGGCGAGCTCTGGGACCTCGCCGAGATCACCCGGGCTGCCCACGAGGTCGGCGCCCTGGCCTGCTGGGACCTGTGCCACTCCGCCGGGGTGCTCGACGTCGGCCTCGACGAGCACGGCGCCGACCTGGCCGTCGGCTGCGGGTACAAGTACCTCAACGGCGGCCCGGGGGCGCCGGCGTTCATCTACGTCGCGCACCGCCACCAGGACGACTTCGACCAGCCGCTGTCGGGCTGGAACGGCCACGCCACCCCCTTCGCGATGGCCCCCCACTTCGTGCCCGCACCCGGCATCACCCGCGCCAGGGTCGGCACCCCGCCGCTCATGGGGATGCTCGCGCTCGAGGCGGCGCTCAAGGCCTACGACGGCGTCGACCCGGCAGCTGCCCGTGAGCGCTCGCTGTCCCTGACCGGGTTCTTCCTCGAGTGCCTCGACGTGCTCGTGCCCGAGCTGGACGTGGCGACCCCGCGCGAGGACGCGCGTCGCGGCTCCCAGGTGAGCGTGCGGCATCCACAGGCGTATGCCGTCGTGCAGGCGCTCATCGCGCGCGGCGTCGTCGGCGACTTCCGCGAGAGCGACATCGTGCGCCTGGGGTTCGCGCCGCTCTACCTCACCCACGGCGACGTGCTCGCGGCCGCGGAGCACCTGCGCGCGGTCATCGAGGGCCGGGCGTTCGAGCGCGAGCAGTTCACCACCCGCGCCACCGTCACCTGA
- the pdxS gene encoding pyridoxal 5'-phosphate synthase lyase subunit PdxS: MSEQQSAPGTGTTRVKRGMAEMLKGGVIMDVVNAEQAKIAEDAGAVAVMALERVPADIRAQGGVSRMSDPDMIDGIIEAVSIPVMAKARIGHFVEAQVLQSLGVDYIDESEVLTPADYANHIDKWAFTVPFVCGATNLGEALRRITEGAAMIRSKGEAGTGDVSNATTHMRQIRQEIRRLQNLPEDELYVAAKELQAPYELVTEVAAAGKLPVVLFTAGGIATPADAAMMMQLGAEGVFVGSGIFKSGNPAQRAEAIVKATTFFDDPDVIAKVSRGLGEAMVGINVDEIPQPHRLAERGW; the protein is encoded by the coding sequence ATGAGTGAGCAGCAGAGCGCCCCCGGCACCGGCACCACCCGCGTCAAGCGCGGCATGGCCGAGATGCTCAAGGGTGGCGTCATCATGGACGTCGTCAACGCCGAGCAGGCCAAGATCGCCGAGGATGCCGGTGCGGTCGCCGTCATGGCCCTCGAGCGGGTGCCCGCCGACATCAGGGCCCAGGGCGGCGTGTCGCGGATGAGCGACCCCGACATGATCGACGGCATCATCGAGGCCGTCTCGATCCCCGTCATGGCCAAGGCCCGCATCGGCCACTTCGTCGAGGCGCAGGTGCTCCAGAGCCTCGGGGTCGACTACATCGACGAGTCCGAGGTGCTGACCCCGGCCGACTACGCCAACCACATCGACAAGTGGGCCTTCACGGTTCCCTTCGTCTGCGGCGCGACCAACCTGGGCGAGGCACTGCGCCGGATCACCGAGGGTGCGGCGATGATCCGCTCCAAGGGTGAGGCCGGCACCGGCGACGTCTCGAACGCGACGACGCACATGCGCCAGATCCGCCAGGAGATCCGCCGCCTCCAGAACCTGCCCGAGGACGAGCTCTACGTCGCGGCCAAGGAGCTCCAGGCCCCGTACGAGCTCGTCACGGAGGTTGCCGCCGCGGGCAAGCTGCCCGTCGTGCTCTTCACCGCCGGTGGCATCGCCACCCCGGCCGACGCCGCGATGATGATGCAGCTCGGCGCCGAGGGTGTCTTCGTCGGCTCGGGCATCTTCAAGTCGGGCAACCCGGCCCAGCGCGCCGAGGCGATCGTCAAGGCGACGACGTTCTTCGACGACCCCGACGTCATTGCCAAGGTCTCGCGTGGTCTGGGTGAGGCCATGGTCGGCATCAACGTCGACGAGATCCCGCAGCCGCACCGCCTCGCCGAGCGCGGCTGGTAG
- a CDS encoding glycosyltransferase family 4 protein translates to MRIGMVCPYAWDVPGGVQYHVRDIAEHFIRQGHEVWVLAPAENDADLPDYVTSVGRPVPVRYNGSVARVTLGPATSTRVSRWLEAGNFDVLHLHEPLNPSVSLVALWASTEPVVATFHSAMIRSRALHAAHPLLRPSLEKIRGRIAVSEDALGTVQRHLGGMAFIIPNGVHVDSFALAPVRPQWAGTPEAPTLAFLGRVDEPRKGLAIALQAMPDLLEVHPGIRLLVAGPGDASDLLKDADPRAAAATVMLGMVSDDDKASLLRSVDAYVAPHLGGESFGIVLVEAMAAGAPVVASDLPAFAAVLDIGTPTGGDANGILFQTGSPQGLAQAMLPLLADPARREALRVAGRARSRVFDWDVVAAKVMAVYETVIAGADAEPEEPAPQGLWGRLVRGVPGGGN, encoded by the coding sequence ATGAGGATCGGCATGGTCTGCCCCTACGCGTGGGACGTGCCCGGTGGGGTGCAGTACCACGTGCGTGACATCGCCGAGCACTTCATCCGCCAGGGGCACGAGGTGTGGGTGCTGGCACCCGCGGAGAACGACGCCGACCTGCCCGACTACGTGACGTCGGTCGGGCGTCCCGTCCCCGTGCGCTACAACGGGTCGGTGGCCCGGGTCACCCTCGGCCCCGCCACCTCCACCCGGGTCAGCCGCTGGCTCGAGGCCGGGAACTTCGACGTGCTCCACCTGCACGAACCCCTGAACCCCTCGGTGTCCCTCGTGGCCCTGTGGGCCTCGACCGAACCGGTCGTCGCGACGTTCCACTCCGCGATGATCCGCTCTCGGGCCCTGCACGCGGCGCACCCGCTGCTGCGGCCCTCGCTGGAGAAGATCCGCGGGCGGATCGCCGTCTCCGAGGACGCCCTCGGCACCGTGCAGCGACACCTCGGCGGGATGGCCTTCATCATCCCCAACGGGGTGCACGTGGACTCGTTCGCGCTGGCGCCGGTGCGCCCGCAGTGGGCCGGAACTCCCGAGGCGCCCACGCTCGCGTTCCTCGGACGGGTCGACGAACCCCGCAAGGGCTTGGCGATCGCCCTCCAGGCGATGCCGGACCTGCTGGAGGTGCACCCCGGCATCCGCCTGCTCGTCGCCGGGCCCGGGGACGCCTCCGACCTGCTCAAGGACGCCGACCCGAGGGCGGCTGCGGCGACGGTGATGCTCGGCATGGTCTCCGACGACGACAAGGCCTCGCTGCTGAGGTCGGTCGACGCGTACGTCGCCCCGCACCTCGGCGGTGAGAGCTTTGGCATCGTCCTGGTCGAGGCGATGGCCGCGGGGGCACCGGTCGTGGCGTCCGACCTGCCCGCGTTCGCGGCCGTCCTCGACATCGGGACGCCGACGGGCGGTGACGCCAACGGCATCCTCTTCCAGACCGGGTCCCCGCAGGGTCTCGCGCAGGCAATGCTGCCGCTGCTCGCTGACCCGGCCCGGCGCGAGGCGCTGCGGGTCGCCGGGCGCGCCAGGTCGAGGGTCTTCGACTGGGACGTCGTCGCCGCGAAGGTCATGGCCGTCTACGAGACGGTGATCGCCGGCGCCGACGCCGAACCCGAGGAACCCGCACCGCAGGGGCTCTGGGGCCGGCTCGTGCGTGGCGTCCCGGGAGGCGGCAACTGA
- a CDS encoding phosphatidylinositol mannoside acyltransferase produces MRLFSASAADRLTLAGHQLGWRAVRRMPERRAYALFDRVADVAVARGGAARMRSNYARVRPELDDAALDALVRDGMRRYLRYYCEAFRLQDLGVGDLAARVRVEGDGPVREVIDAGGSVVAFLGHLGNWDLAGAWATSHLGAVTTVAERLKPEEVFEEFLAFRESLGMTIIPLTGGVNPFPALREASKRPGIIPLLADRDLTDRGVEVDLCGHRARMAPGAAALALAERRPLYPVTIRHERRGSGWGIVITFHPQVPVPESGTTRERATAMTQSCADALGAVITQHTSDWHMMQRVFVDDLDPARLRPAHGAA; encoded by the coding sequence GTGAGGCTGTTCTCGGCGTCGGCCGCCGACCGACTCACTCTCGCCGGGCACCAGCTGGGCTGGCGGGCAGTGCGTCGGATGCCGGAACGCCGCGCCTACGCGCTGTTCGACCGGGTCGCCGACGTCGCCGTCGCCCGCGGCGGTGCCGCCCGGATGCGGTCGAACTACGCCCGGGTGCGCCCCGAGCTCGATGACGCTGCCCTCGACGCGCTCGTGCGAGACGGCATGCGCCGGTACCTGCGGTACTACTGCGAGGCCTTTCGCCTCCAGGACCTCGGGGTCGGGGACCTCGCGGCTCGGGTGCGGGTCGAGGGTGACGGGCCGGTGCGCGAGGTGATCGACGCGGGTGGGTCGGTCGTGGCCTTCCTCGGGCACCTGGGCAACTGGGACCTCGCCGGGGCCTGGGCGACGTCGCACCTCGGGGCCGTCACCACGGTGGCCGAGCGCCTGAAGCCCGAGGAGGTCTTCGAGGAGTTCCTGGCCTTCCGGGAGTCCCTGGGCATGACGATCATCCCGCTCACCGGTGGGGTCAACCCGTTCCCGGCGTTGCGCGAGGCGTCGAAGCGACCCGGGATCATCCCCCTGCTGGCGGACCGCGACCTGACCGACCGTGGTGTCGAGGTCGACCTGTGTGGTCACCGGGCCCGGATGGCGCCCGGCGCGGCCGCCCTGGCCCTGGCCGAGCGCCGGCCGCTGTACCCCGTGACGATCCGCCACGAGCGCCGGGGGAGCGGGTGGGGCATCGTCATCACCTTCCATCCGCAGGTCCCCGTGCCCGAGAGCGGCACGACGCGGGAGCGGGCCACGGCGATGACGCAGTCCTGCGCCGACGCGCTCGGGGCCGTCATCACGCAGCACACGAGTGACTGGCACATGATGCAGCGCGTCTTCGTCGACGACCTCGACCCTGCGCGGCTGCGGCCCGCGCACGGTGCCGCATGA